A section of the Kribbella sp. HUAS MG21 genome encodes:
- a CDS encoding NAD(P)H-binding protein, with translation MNAIVVYGATGHTGRFVVEELLRQNLPVAVSGRNASALAERWGHLDVRPAAVDDPHALDRALQNAAAVINTAGPFATTAGPLIAAAARQRIPYVDVAAEIEANAATLARRSDTPVVPAMAFYGGLGDLLTTAALGERTAADEVHVAYGLSSWHPTPGTRVAGKVSHQRRNGRRVRYADGRLRYHDDEPVQQDWAFPKPLGRRRVIAEFSMADIVTIPSHLTVPEVRTYMTVEAAGDLADADTPAPAAVDEQGRSDQTFVVDVLADGRHATASGQDIYAITAPLAVGAVRRILAGETRASGVASAGAMFDAVDFLKDLPLTLELS, from the coding sequence GCCAGAACCTCCCGGTCGCCGTCTCGGGCCGCAACGCGTCGGCCCTCGCCGAGCGCTGGGGACACCTCGACGTCCGCCCGGCCGCGGTCGACGACCCGCACGCCCTCGACCGGGCGCTGCAGAACGCCGCCGCCGTGATCAACACCGCCGGCCCGTTCGCCACCACGGCCGGACCGCTGATCGCGGCCGCCGCCAGGCAGCGGATCCCGTACGTCGACGTCGCCGCCGAGATCGAAGCCAACGCGGCGACGCTCGCGCGGCGCAGCGACACGCCCGTCGTACCGGCGATGGCCTTCTACGGCGGACTCGGCGACCTGCTCACGACCGCCGCGCTGGGGGAGCGGACCGCGGCCGACGAGGTGCACGTCGCGTACGGCCTCAGCAGCTGGCATCCGACACCCGGCACCCGAGTCGCCGGCAAGGTCTCGCACCAGCGGCGCAACGGTCGCCGGGTGCGGTACGCCGACGGCCGGCTGCGGTACCACGACGACGAGCCGGTCCAGCAGGACTGGGCGTTCCCGAAGCCGCTCGGCCGCCGCCGGGTGATCGCGGAGTTCAGCATGGCCGACATCGTCACGATCCCGAGCCACCTCACCGTCCCCGAAGTGCGTACGTACATGACCGTCGAGGCCGCCGGTGACCTCGCCGACGCCGACACCCCGGCGCCGGCAGCAGTCGACGAGCAGGGCCGCTCGGACCAGACCTTCGTCGTGGACGTCCTGGCCGACGGCCGGCATGCCACCGCCTCAGGCCAGGACATCTACGCGATCACGGCCCCCCTCGCGGTCGGCGCCGTACGACGGATCCTGGCCGGCGAGACCCGCGCATCCGGGGTGGCATCGGCCGGTGCGATGTTCGACGCCGTCGACTTCCTCAAGGATTTACCACTGACGCTCGAACTGTCGTAA